One genomic segment of Ricinus communis isolate WT05 ecotype wild-type chromosome 3, ASM1957865v1, whole genome shotgun sequence includes these proteins:
- the LOC107262196 gene encoding uncharacterized protein LOC107262196, giving the protein MRVENDKPKNDQPEPKEVKTPQLPFLQRLNNGALDKQFQKILKVFKQLDITIPFLEAVTQMPKYVKCLKDIILNKRKWDDHETISMNEECNVVIRNKLPPRLKDVGSITIPCVVGKLSIDRALYDLGASVTLMPLSLCKKLNIGEPKPMNIFLQQANRSIVYPERILEDVPIKVGEFYVSCDFVILKIEEDLQIPIILVRAFFATIRAIINVKQGKIKLEVGEEIVEFDIFKMAQNPSMVQSCFKVDAV; this is encoded by the coding sequence ATGCGAGTTGAAAATGATAAGCCAAAGAATGATCAACCCGAGCCCAAGGAAGTCAAGACTCCTCAATTGCCATTTCTTCAAAGGTTAAACAATGGAGCACTTGATAAGCagtttcaaaaaattttaaaggtGTTCAAGCAATTAGACATTACTATTCCCTTTCTAGAGGCAGTCACTCAAATGCCTAAATATGTCAAATGCCTCAAGGacatcatattaaacaaaagGAAGTGGGATGATCATGAGACCATATCGATGAATGAGGAATGCAACGTTGTCATTAGAAATAAGCTTCCTCCAAGGCTTAAGGATGTAGGGAGTATCACTATACCTTGTGTTGTTGGTAAATTGTCTATCGATAGAGCACTTTatgatttaggagctagtgTTACTTTAATGCCTTTATCTTTGtgcaaaaaattaaacattggGGAGCCTAAACCTATGAATATTTTCTTACAACAAGCCAATAGATCCATAGTCTATCCAGAGAGAATTTTAGAGGATGTTCCTATAAAAGTTGGAGAGTTTTATGTGTCTTGTGACTTTGTTATTCTTAAGATAGAAGAAGATCTTCAAATCCCTATAATTCTAGTACGAGCTTTCTTTGCTACAATAAGAGCAATAATTAATGTAAAGCAAGGCAAGATTAAGCTTGAAGTGGGGGAAGAAATAGTggagtttgatatttttaaaatggcACAAAATCCTTCAATGGTGCAATCATGCTTTAAAGTTGATGCAGTTTAA